One Clostridium novyi NT genomic window carries:
- a CDS encoding aspartate kinase has protein sequence MNDIIVAKFGGSSLASAEQFRKVKKIVMEDSNRKYVVPSAPGKRDDNDYKITDLLYLCHAHVENRISFDDVFKIIEERYKEIVKELGLSIDINFHLVNMKKIISQGVSVDYTVSRGEYLNGIILANFLGYEFVDAAEIIAFDKYGCFDSDKTKELISNNLKNIERAVIPGFYGAMPNGDIKTFSRGGSDITGAIVAKDVKAKLYENWTDVSGFLMADPRVVDNPKPIEKITYKELRELAYMGASVLHEEAIFPAKEGNIPINIKNTNRPQDKGTLIVNEVNYKNGGGRITGIAGRKDFTTIVIQKTYMNAEIGFGRRLLSALETYGISFEHMPSGIDTISIVIDDAQLDNKLDKLLEEIKRQCNPDSIHVIPNMALIATVGMGMAKAVGTSEKIFSALAKSHVNIGMIDQGSSEINIIIGVDAKDFETAIKSIYEAFE, from the coding sequence ATGAATGATATTATAGTAGCTAAGTTTGGGGGCAGTTCATTAGCCAGTGCAGAACAATTTAGAAAGGTTAAGAAAATTGTTATGGAGGATAGTAACAGAAAGTATGTAGTTCCTTCAGCACCTGGAAAAAGAGATGACAATGATTATAAAATAACAGATCTTTTATATTTATGTCATGCTCACGTTGAGAATAGAATTTCTTTTGATGATGTCTTTAAAATTATTGAAGAAAGATATAAAGAAATAGTAAAGGAGTTAGGCTTATCAATAGATATAAATTTTCACTTAGTAAATATGAAAAAGATAATCTCACAAGGGGTAAGTGTTGATTATACAGTAAGTAGAGGCGAATATTTAAATGGTATAATACTTGCTAATTTTTTAGGGTATGAATTTGTAGATGCAGCTGAAATCATTGCATTTGATAAATATGGATGTTTTGATTCTGATAAAACTAAGGAATTAATTTCAAACAATTTAAAGAATATTGAAAGAGCTGTTATACCAGGATTTTATGGGGCTATGCCAAATGGAGATATAAAAACTTTTTCAAGAGGTGGATCAGACATTACAGGAGCTATAGTAGCAAAGGATGTTAAAGCTAAGTTATATGAAAACTGGACTGATGTTTCAGGATTTTTAATGGCAGATCCAAGAGTTGTGGATAATCCTAAGCCTATTGAAAAAATTACATATAAAGAGCTTAGAGAACTTGCGTATATGGGAGCATCCGTATTGCATGAAGAAGCTATATTCCCAGCTAAAGAAGGAAATATACCTATAAACATAAAAAATACAAATAGACCACAAGACAAGGGAACTTTAATAGTAAATGAAGTAAACTATAAAAATGGTGGAGGAAGAATTACTGGTATTGCAGGCAGAAAAGATTTTACAACAATTGTTATACAAAAAACTTATATGAATGCTGAAATTGGATTTGGTAGAAGATTACTTTCTGCATTGGAAACATATGGTATTTCTTTTGAACATATGCCATCTGGAATAGATACAATATCTATTGTAATAGATGATGCACAACTTGATAATAAGTTAGATAAGTTACTAGAAGAAATAAAAAGACAATGCAATCCAGATTCTATACATGTAATACCTAACATGGCCCTAATCGCCACAGTTGGAATGGGCATGGCAAAAGCAGTAGGTACATCTGAAAAAATATTCTCAGCTCTTGCTAAAAGTCATGTAAATATAGGAATGATAGACCAAGGTTCTAGTGAAATAAATATTATAATTGGTGTAGATGCAAAAGATTTTGAAACAGCTATAAAGTCTATTTATGAGGCATTTGAATAA
- a CDS encoding methionyl aminopeptidase encodes MTKLSRNDKCWCGSGKKYKNCHLSMDEKLSDLELKGLIAPPRNLIKTQEQIEGIRKSCQVTKKVLDMVAERIKEGVTTDEINTWVHEYTLELGAEPAPLNYMGYPKSVCISINEVVCHGIPSDRPLKNGDIVNVDVTSRLNGYYGDASRMFIIGDASSEAVKLVETAKECLDIGIKQVKPYSCTGDIGYAIEKLAKERGYSVVREFGGHGVGVDFHEEPFIDHCGMKDTGMVLVPGMTFTIEPMINEGTWKCKVLEDEWTAVTEDGKLTAQWEHTILVTEDGVEILTE; translated from the coding sequence ATGACTAAATTATCAAGAAATGATAAGTGCTGGTGCGGAAGTGGAAAAAAATACAAAAACTGTCATCTGTCTATGGATGAAAAATTAAGTGATTTAGAACTTAAAGGACTTATAGCCCCTCCAAGAAACCTTATAAAAACTCAAGAACAAATAGAAGGTATTAGAAAGAGTTGTCAGGTTACTAAAAAGGTTTTAGATATGGTAGCAGAAAGAATAAAAGAAGGTGTAACTACAGATGAAATCAATACATGGGTTCATGAGTATACACTAGAACTTGGAGCAGAACCAGCTCCACTTAACTATATGGGATATCCTAAAAGTGTGTGTATATCAATAAATGAAGTAGTATGCCATGGTATACCTAGTGACAGACCTTTAAAAAATGGAGATATAGTAAATGTAGATGTAACTAGTAGATTAAATGGTTATTATGGAGATGCTAGTAGAATGTTTATAATTGGTGATGCATCAAGTGAAGCCGTAAAACTAGTTGAAACTGCTAAAGAATGTTTAGATATAGGAATTAAACAGGTTAAACCATATTCTTGTACTGGAGATATTGGATATGCAATTGAAAAGTTAGCTAAGGAAAGAGGATATTCAGTAGTTCGTGAATTTGGTGGTCATGGTGTTGGAGTGGATTTCCATGAAGAACCTTTTATAGATCACTGCGGTATGAAGGATACTGGAATGGTATTAGTTCCAGGAATGACATTTACAATTGAACCTATGATAAATGAGGGAACTTGGAAATGTAAAGTTTTAGAGGATGAATGGACAGCTGTTACAGAAGATGGCAAATTAACAGCGCAATGGGAACATACTATTTTAGTAACAGAAGATGGTGTAGAAATATTAACTGAATAA
- a CDS encoding Ger(x)C family spore germination C-terminal domain-containing protein, with translation MKYSLIKKVYLVIGFLIFIISYVTNINKFVAIENLDIPIAIGYDLKGGSTKNPIYSVSIAVYQFLTGNQQLDTIVIGGDAESITNTREDRQTKSNKKFILGSEKVLLINKEVAEKSIYPIANTLFNNTYANDTARVAIFNGDTEDALNFKVRGYNSAADYIRGMIDSSVNYNFFSDNYKMIDIYTRLVGEGRNVILPYIEIKDGIFQMTGVAIFNKDKLEYVVSIGEAQVINLLRENRVSGIVHIEDKDGHNTNLDGISRKKVTCKKEGDKYKFDINILLESDIIENEIYKGVTNNPNITKKIEKDAEEVVKRASEKFITKMKQEIKVDCLELGKVAAAKYGRKTDIDWNKVVCESEINVNVKVKLRRVGRGMLR, from the coding sequence ATGAAATATTCCTTAATAAAGAAAGTTTATTTAGTCATAGGATTTTTGATTTTTATTATTTCATATGTCACTAATATAAATAAATTTGTAGCTATAGAAAATCTAGATATTCCAATAGCAATAGGATATGATTTGAAAGGTGGGAGTACAAAAAATCCAATATATAGTGTATCTATAGCTGTATATCAATTTTTAACTGGAAATCAACAACTTGATACAATAGTTATTGGTGGAGATGCAGAGAGTATAACAAATACTAGGGAAGATAGGCAAACAAAGTCTAACAAAAAATTTATATTAGGAAGTGAAAAAGTATTACTTATAAATAAAGAAGTTGCAGAAAAATCTATTTATCCAATAGCAAATACTTTATTTAATAATACATATGCAAATGATACAGCACGTGTTGCTATTTTTAATGGAGACACCGAAGATGCTTTAAATTTTAAAGTAAGAGGATATAACAGTGCCGCGGATTATATACGAGGAATGATTGATAGCTCTGTAAATTATAATTTTTTTTCAGATAATTATAAGATGATAGATATTTATACAAGGCTAGTGGGAGAAGGGAGAAATGTAATACTACCTTATATAGAAATTAAGGATGGCATATTTCAAATGACAGGTGTAGCAATCTTTAACAAAGATAAGCTTGAATATGTTGTAAGTATTGGAGAAGCACAAGTTATTAATTTACTGCGAGAAAATAGGGTATCAGGAATTGTACATATAGAAGATAAAGATGGTCACAATACTAATCTTGATGGCATAAGTAGGAAAAAAGTAACTTGTAAAAAAGAAGGAGATAAATATAAATTTGATATAAATATACTTTTAGAAAGTGACATTATAGAAAATGAAATATATAAGGGAGTAACAAACAATCCAAATATCACAAAAAAGATAGAGAAAGATGCAGAAGAAGTAGTAAAAAGAGCCTCTGAAAAATTTATCACTAAAATGAAACAAGAGATTAAAGTTGATTGCTTGGAACTTGGAAAAGTTGCAGCGGCAAAGTATGGAAGAAAAACAGATATAGATTGGAACAAAGTTGTATGTGAATCTGAAATAAATGTAAATGTTAAAGTAAAATTAAGAAGAGTTGGAAGAGGTATGCTTAGATAA
- a CDS encoding GerAB/ArcD/ProY family transporter, with product MENENSLLDEHDIYYLCMSSIIGIGFFKLSHDIVKMVGQDGWIPNILGIVYPCYIAAISVYIMKKFPNDNIISIGKKYFGNVFGTILGLIYMMEFIMLIPSITSGFTNVLRVYAVTFLPRINIIICIVAVAWYCSLSGIKNIARMSKLIIIIFIIPIVISIGALKSGSILNLQPVFQSSVKNIVKSTFLTIFQYSGIEFLVLIHPYFKNKKSPQKPIFKAIFTLMIIYTWIVFISIYYLGPELVPKASWPFTLVTESIVVPVINNFRFVFVSLWSIVMIKTASNYYYYVCLGIKSNLGIENKVVAVGLFPITIIIAMLYKNEITRRYIGNLIINSTVIFNVVYLTVIFAITYMKEKQKLNTHKKVENKRT from the coding sequence ATGGAAAACGAAAATAGTTTACTAGATGAACATGATATTTATTATTTATGTATGAGCAGTATTATTGGAATAGGATTTTTTAAATTATCTCATGATATAGTTAAGATGGTAGGACAAGATGGCTGGATACCTAACATATTAGGTATAGTTTATCCATGCTATATAGCGGCTATATCTGTTTATATAATGAAAAAATTTCCTAATGATAATATTATCTCCATAGGGAAAAAATATTTTGGAAATGTGTTTGGAACCATACTAGGGTTAATTTATATGATGGAATTTATTATGTTAATACCAAGTATTACATCAGGATTTACAAATGTATTAAGGGTATATGCTGTAACATTTTTACCTAGAATTAATATAATCATTTGCATAGTTGCAGTTGCATGGTATTGTTCCTTATCGGGAATAAAAAATATTGCGAGGATGTCTAAACTAATAATTATTATATTCATAATACCTATAGTTATTTCAATAGGAGCATTAAAAAGTGGTAGTATATTAAATCTTCAGCCTGTTTTTCAATCAAGTGTAAAAAATATAGTTAAATCCACATTTTTAACTATATTTCAGTATTCAGGAATAGAATTTTTGGTTTTGATTCATCCGTATTTCAAAAATAAAAAATCACCACAAAAGCCTATATTTAAAGCTATATTTACATTAATGATAATATACACTTGGATAGTATTTATAAGTATATACTATCTAGGACCTGAATTAGTGCCAAAAGCTTCATGGCCATTTACCTTAGTTACTGAAAGTATAGTTGTACCAGTAATAAATAATTTTAGATTTGTTTTTGTATCTTTGTGGTCCATAGTAATGATAAAAACTGCGTCAAACTATTATTATTATGTATGTCTTGGAATAAAATCTAATTTGGGAATAGAAAATAAAGTAGTGGCTGTAGGTTTATTTCCTATTACAATAATTATTGCGATGCTTTATAAAAATGAAATAACTAGAAGGTATATAGGAAATTTAATAATAAATTCTACTGTAATATTTAATGTAGTGTATTTAACTGTAATTTTTGCAATAACATATATGAAAGAAAAACAAAAGCTAAATACTCATAAAAAAGTAGAGAACAAAAGGACTTGA
- a CDS encoding spore germination protein has product MKKNNAIVNNVIERLGIESQVVVKDIIIGKTKKIPAYVIYVDGEADKNLINKTVLNPLMLEVNEELELEENLPDYLCKRYIPSSDTKITTDLDELSKSIRTGNTGIIIDYLKSYIIVSSVGGQHRGISDSINEYSVKGTRESFVENIQTNISIMTRRIKEKGLTIENFKVGKRSQTDLAIMYIKDLVNEDALNTLKQRLNKIDIDSINSNGVLEQFIEGETYSIFPQVFNTERPDIVEANLMEGRIAVILSGVSQVITVPALFVEFFHGVEDYTQRFWVSNFTRILRFLSILVIVTLPSIYLTVIKFNVELIPVQFIIPINQSRVGIALTPFTEILSMEIIVELLREGGMRLPSKIAQTLSIVGGIIIGQTAVEAKIVSPPTALIEGITVVSTFLIPNYDMSLAIRLLRFVMLILANFLGIFGIAIGWFLIITHLYRLETFNAPYFSMKKELLKDSFIRTSLKKMNKRPENIEKNNIIRQGNIEVKIRGKTNGKRK; this is encoded by the coding sequence GTGAAAAAAAATAATGCTATAGTAAATAATGTTATAGAAAGACTAGGAATTGAGTCACAAGTTGTAGTTAAGGATATTATAATTGGAAAAACAAAAAAAATTCCTGCCTATGTAATATATGTGGATGGAGAAGCTGATAAAAATCTTATAAACAAGACGGTATTAAATCCATTAATGTTAGAAGTAAATGAGGAACTTGAATTAGAAGAAAATCTCCCAGATTATCTGTGCAAAAGGTATATACCTAGTAGTGATACAAAAATTACAACAGATTTAGATGAACTTTCTAAGAGTATAAGAACAGGAAATACAGGAATTATAATTGATTACTTAAAAAGCTATATTATAGTTAGCAGTGTAGGAGGACAACACAGGGGAATTTCTGATTCTATAAACGAGTATTCAGTAAAAGGTACTAGAGAAAGTTTTGTGGAAAATATTCAAACTAATATAAGCATTATGACTAGAAGAATAAAAGAAAAAGGATTAACTATAGAAAATTTCAAAGTAGGAAAAAGATCACAAACTGATTTAGCAATTATGTATATAAAAGATTTAGTAAATGAAGATGCATTAAATACATTAAAACAAAGATTAAATAAGATAGACATTGATTCAATAAACTCTAACGGAGTATTAGAACAGTTTATTGAGGGAGAGACATATTCAATATTTCCACAAGTTTTTAATACAGAAAGACCAGACATTGTAGAGGCAAATTTAATGGAAGGAAGAATTGCAGTAATTTTAAGTGGAGTATCACAGGTAATTACAGTTCCAGCTTTATTTGTGGAATTTTTTCATGGAGTTGAAGATTACACACAAAGATTTTGGGTGTCAAACTTTACAAGAATACTAAGGTTTTTAAGCATTCTTGTAATAGTAACATTACCATCAATATATTTAACAGTTATAAAATTTAATGTTGAATTAATACCTGTGCAGTTTATAATTCCAATAAACCAATCAAGAGTAGGAATTGCCCTTACTCCATTTACAGAAATACTCTCCATGGAAATAATAGTGGAGCTTTTGCGTGAAGGTGGTATGAGATTACCTTCTAAAATAGCTCAAACATTAAGTATAGTTGGAGGTATAATTATAGGCCAAACTGCGGTGGAAGCAAAAATCGTAAGTCCACCTACAGCACTTATTGAAGGCATAACAGTAGTATCTACATTTTTAATACCGAATTATGATATGTCACTCGCCATAAGATTATTGCGATTTGTAATGCTTATATTAGCAAATTTTTTGGGTATATTTGGAATAGCAATAGGATGGTTTTTAATAATTACTCATTTATATAGATTAGAAACTTTCAATGCGCCGTATTTTTCAATGAAGAAAGAATTGTTAAAAGATAGTTTCATAAGAACCTCACTGAAAAAGATGAATAAGAGACCTGAAAATATAGAAAAAAATAATATCATAAGGCAAGGAAATATTGAAGTGAAAATTAGGGGTAAAACAAATGGAAAACGAAAATAG
- a CDS encoding uracil-xanthine permease family protein — MSENTILKENVQIKGTSKTLQVGKKMILALQHLIAMFGATVLVPILTGFDPSIALLSAGIGTLIFHLCTKRKVPVFLGSSFAFIGSIIMVRDKFNGDLAYAQGGIMIAGFIYIIMSLIVKKIGVDKIRKVLPNHVVGPMIIVIGLTLIPTAFDMASNSFVVAGLTLAIALIITLKGKGFLKQLSILIAVIVGYLVSLKLGIVDTNIIANAPLVSMPNFRLPKFNMGAICIIAPVVLAVFMEHIGDITTNGEVVGKNFIEDPGLHRTLLGDGLATSVAALIGGPANTTYGENTGVLAITKNYNPQILRITAVFAICLGFIAKIGGFLRSIPVPVMGGISLMLFSMISIIGFKTLGKGKVEFNVKNIIVIATIIIVGLGTSYVEKFTGVTLGIPVTAGVKITGLSLAAIVGVILNIIINKQSKVN; from the coding sequence ATGTCTGAAAACACAATTTTAAAGGAAAATGTTCAAATCAAGGGAACATCAAAGACATTACAAGTAGGAAAGAAGATGATATTAGCACTTCAACATTTAATAGCTATGTTTGGAGCAACAGTCTTAGTACCAATTCTTACAGGATTTGATCCTTCAATAGCACTTTTATCAGCAGGAATAGGAACATTGATATTTCATCTATGTACAAAGAGAAAAGTTCCAGTATTCTTAGGTTCATCTTTTGCATTCATAGGAAGTATAATAATGGTTAGAGACAAGTTTAATGGAGATTTAGCATATGCACAAGGCGGAATTATGATAGCTGGTTTCATATATATAATAATGTCTCTTATAGTAAAGAAAATAGGTGTAGACAAAATAAGAAAAGTATTACCTAATCATGTAGTAGGACCAATGATAATAGTAATAGGTTTAACTTTAATACCAACAGCTTTTGACATGGCATCAAATAGCTTTGTAGTTGCAGGGTTAACTCTTGCAATAGCACTTATTATAACTTTAAAAGGAAAAGGATTCTTAAAACAACTTTCAATATTAATAGCTGTAATAGTAGGATATTTAGTATCACTTAAACTTGGAATAGTAGATACAAATATAATAGCTAATGCACCACTTGTATCAATGCCGAACTTTAGATTACCTAAATTTAATATGGGCGCAATTTGTATAATAGCACCAGTAGTACTTGCAGTATTCATGGAACATATAGGAGATATAACTACAAACGGAGAAGTTGTAGGAAAGAATTTTATAGAAGATCCAGGTCTTCATAGAACTTTACTTGGAGATGGACTTGCAACTTCAGTTGCAGCACTTATAGGAGGACCTGCAAATACAACTTATGGAGAAAACACAGGGGTTCTAGCTATAACTAAAAACTACAATCCACAAATTTTAAGAATTACAGCTGTATTTGCAATATGTCTTGGATTTATAGCTAAGATAGGAGGATTCTTAAGATCAATACCAGTTCCAGTAATGGGCGGAATAAGCTTAATGTTATTTAGCATGATATCAATAATAGGATTTAAAACATTAGGTAAAGGCAAAGTTGAGTTTAATGTGAAAAATATAATTGTAATAGCTACTATAATAATAGTAGGTCTAGGAACAAGCTATGTTGAGAAATTTACAGGGGTTACATTAGGAATTCCAGTAACAGCTGGTGTAAAAATAACAGGATTAAGCTTAGCAGCCATTGTTGGAGTAATTTTAAATATAATAATAAATAAACAAAGTAAAGTAAATTAG
- a CDS encoding superoxide dismutase yields the protein MMFKLPNLPYDYNALEPYYDEETVRIHHDKHHQAYVDGLNKAETKLMEARESGDFSTIKHWERELAFNGAGNILHTLFWENMIPGGSEPTGEIINRINKDFGNFDNFKNQFSAAAAAVEGSGWCALVWIPRFEKLEILQIEKHQDLAILGATPLLLLDLWEHAYYLKYQNRRADFIKAWWNIVNWNIVNERYLNSINK from the coding sequence ATTATGTTTAAATTACCAAACCTACCTTATGATTATAATGCTTTAGAACCATATTATGATGAAGAAACTGTAAGAATTCATCATGATAAACATCATCAAGCTTATGTTGATGGATTAAACAAAGCTGAAACAAAACTTATGGAAGCAAGAGAATCTGGTGATTTTTCTACAATTAAACATTGGGAAAGAGAACTAGCATTTAATGGAGCTGGAAATATTCTTCACACTTTATTCTGGGAAAATATGATTCCTGGTGGATCTGAACCAACTGGTGAAATTATAAACAGAATCAACAAAGATTTTGGTAACTTTGATAATTTCAAAAATCAGTTTAGTGCAGCAGCTGCAGCTGTAGAAGGATCTGGATGGTGTGCTCTTGTTTGGATTCCTAGATTTGAAAAATTAGAGATTCTTCAAATTGAAAAACATCAAGATTTAGCTATACTTGGAGCTACTCCTCTTTTATTACTAGATCTTTGGGAACATGCATACTATTTAAAATATCAAAATAGACGAGCTGATTTCATAAAAGCTTGGTGGAACATAGTTAATTGGAACATAGTTAATGAAAGATATTTAAATTCAATAAATAAATAA
- a CDS encoding ClC family H(+)/Cl(-) exchange transporter gives MEGENKNGTYNTLMHWHDFRLKLVLEGAAVGFFAGLIVVLYRFGVETIWNFTRKHFVENVHTMTTVVLWFFIFIVIALIIGQIVKKEPMISGSGIPQVEGILLRKLKMNWFTVIIGKFLGGILAIGGGLSLGREGPSIQIGASVGQGFSRIFKRINVEEKYLITSGASAGLAAAFNAPLAGVMFALEEIHKNFSPLILISAMSASLTADCVSKKFFGLRPVFDFHLISPIPLKYYLYLIILGIITGVFGVAFNKMILKTQDIYGKAKWLKPEFRAIVPFGVAIILALVYPNGLGSGHGLIMHLFHENWTLKMLLVILIVKFFFTMICYGSGVPGGIFLPLLIIGAITGNIYGEILVKLINLDPMYIRNFIVLAMAAYFTAIVRAPITGSILITEMTGSFSNLLSLSVVSIVAYVVADALKSSPIYESLLERFISKNNSGENKFIGNSSNKVLLEVAVCLGTSLEQKKIKDIKWPESCLLVAIKRGQKEIIPRGNTTIFAGDYIIVLVDEDKASDIREVLVDMAAEPLIEKSNS, from the coding sequence GTGGAGGGAGAAAATAAAAACGGAACATATAACACCTTAATGCATTGGCATGATTTTAGATTAAAGCTTGTGCTTGAGGGTGCTGCTGTAGGTTTTTTTGCAGGATTAATTGTAGTTTTGTATAGATTTGGTGTAGAAACTATATGGAATTTTACAAGAAAACACTTTGTAGAAAATGTACATACTATGACTACAGTTGTTTTATGGTTTTTTATATTTATTGTTATTGCTTTAATAATAGGACAAATTGTAAAAAAAGAACCTATGATTTCAGGAAGTGGAATTCCTCAAGTAGAGGGAATATTACTTAGAAAATTAAAAATGAATTGGTTTACTGTTATTATAGGAAAATTCTTAGGTGGTATATTAGCCATTGGTGGAGGATTATCTTTAGGTAGAGAAGGTCCTTCAATTCAAATAGGAGCTTCTGTTGGACAAGGTTTTAGTAGAATTTTTAAAAGAATTAATGTAGAGGAAAAGTATCTAATAACTAGTGGAGCTAGTGCTGGACTTGCAGCTGCTTTTAATGCACCACTTGCTGGAGTAATGTTTGCACTAGAGGAAATTCATAAGAATTTTTCACCTTTAATATTAATTTCTGCAATGTCAGCATCACTTACCGCTGATTGCGTATCTAAAAAGTTCTTTGGGTTAAGACCTGTTTTTGATTTTCATCTTATTAGCCCTATACCTTTGAAATATTATTTGTATCTTATTATTTTAGGAATTATAACAGGGGTATTCGGTGTTGCCTTTAACAAGATGATTTTAAAAACTCAAGACATTTATGGAAAAGCTAAGTGGTTAAAGCCGGAGTTTAGAGCTATAGTGCCTTTTGGTGTTGCAATAATATTGGCCTTAGTTTATCCAAATGGATTGGGTTCAGGACATGGACTTATCATGCATCTTTTCCATGAAAACTGGACTTTAAAAATGTTACTTGTAATTTTAATAGTTAAGTTTTTCTTCACAATGATTTGTTATGGATCAGGTGTACCAGGTGGTATATTTTTGCCGTTGTTAATTATAGGTGCAATAACGGGAAATATATATGGAGAAATATTAGTTAAACTAATAAATCTAGATCCTATGTATATTAGAAATTTTATTGTTTTAGCTATGGCGGCATATTTTACTGCAATTGTAAGAGCACCTATAACTGGAAGTATTTTAATAACAGAGATGACAGGCTCTTTTAGTAACTTACTTTCTTTAAGTGTAGTTTCAATTGTGGCTTATGTAGTTGCAGATGCATTAAAATCATCACCTATATATGAATCCTTATTGGAAAGATTTATCTCTAAGAATAATAGTGGAGAAAATAAGTTTATTGGTAATAGTTCAAACAAGGTATTACTAGAAGTGGCAGTTTGTCTTGGAACTTCTTTAGAACAAAAGAAGATAAAAGATATAAAGTGGCCTGAAAGTTGTCTTCTTGTAGCAATTAAAAGAGGACAAAAAGAAATAATTCCTAGAGGAAATACAACTATTTTTGCAGGGGATTATATTATAGTTCTTGTAGATGAAGACAAGGCATCTGATATAAGAGAAGTTTTAGTGGATATGGCAGCAGAACCTTTAATTGAAAAAAGTAATAGTTAA
- a CDS encoding glycerophosphodiester phosphodiesterase has product MIKNFAHRGFSSKYPENTLLAFEKAIELGVDGIELDVHLSKDNEMVIIHDENVSRTTNGEGYIKDLTYEEISKLDASYIYTGQYGFNKIPTLREYFELVKDKDVITNIELKTNIFEYPGIEQKVWELIQEYHLESKVIISSFNHFSVMRMRKIAPMLEYGLLSETWLIDAGNYVNNLGIKYYHPIFRNLTDEIVKEIHQYGIKINTYTVNTEEDIKDMISKDINIVISNFPDLVKEIMKTY; this is encoded by the coding sequence ATGATTAAAAATTTTGCACATAGGGGCTTTAGTAGTAAATATCCAGAAAACACACTTTTAGCTTTTGAAAAGGCAATTGAACTAGGCGTTGACGGAATAGAGTTGGATGTTCATTTGTCAAAGGATAATGAAATGGTTATTATTCATGATGAAAACGTTTCTCGAACTACTAATGGAGAAGGTTATATAAAAGACCTTACATATGAAGAAATTAGTAAACTAGATGCATCATACATTTATACAGGTCAATATGGATTTAATAAAATACCTACTCTTAGAGAATACTTTGAGCTTGTAAAAGATAAGGATGTAATTACTAATATAGAACTTAAAACTAATATTTTTGAATATCCTGGTATAGAACAAAAGGTATGGGAACTTATACAAGAATACCATCTAGAAAGCAAAGTAATTATATCAAGTTTTAATCATTTCAGTGTTATGCGTATGAGAAAAATAGCACCTATGCTTGAGTACGGATTACTAAGTGAAACTTGGCTTATTGATGCTGGAAACTATGTAAATAATCTTGGAATAAAATATTACCATCCAATATTCAGAAATCTAACAGATGAAATTGTAAAAGAAATTCATCAATATGGAATAAAAATTAATACCTACACTGTAAATACTGAGGAAGATATTAAAGATATGATTTCCAAAGACATAAATATTGTAATTAGTAACTTCCCTGATTTAGTTAAAGAAATTATGAAAACTTATTAA